Proteins found in one Triticum urartu cultivar G1812 chromosome 4, Tu2.1, whole genome shotgun sequence genomic segment:
- the LOC125553195 gene encoding LRR receptor-like serine/threonine-protein kinase EFR: MHNMCDTPRRLLAIVVVTSLLSFTAATSSSNTTDFETLLCLKLHLSSSPNSLLGSWVQNNSLHFCSWPGVTCNASRVVALDLENSGLDGQMPPCIANLTLLSRIHFPGNLLSSHIPAQLGQLSRLSYLNLSSNSHTGSIPNTLSSTSLQVIDLGNNKLSGDIPESIGKLRNLSFLHLARNSLTGSIPLSLGSSSSNSLVSVILANNSLTGPIPSALAHSSSLQVLNLVRNNLDEEIPPALFNSTSLVRLALGWNNFAGSIPAVVPNFDSPLQALILSVNSLAGTIPSTLGNFSSLRILLLAANGFKGSIPVSIAKIPNLQELDISYNLLSGTIPFSIFNMSSLTYLSLAVNNFVGELPFDIGYTLPSIQTFILQQNKVGGKIPASLANATNFLSINLGANAFYGIIPSFGSLSNLEELILASNQLEAGDWSFLSSLANCTQLQVLSLGTNMMQGNLPSSVGSLANSLGALVLHANKMSGSIPPELGNLTNLSFLRMEQNQFAGDLPSTIGNLASLTYVDLSRNRLSGQIPSSIGKLRQLNNLFLQENSFSGPIPRTLGDCRSLITLNLSCNSLSESIPRELFFLDSLSAGLDLSHNQLSGQIPQEIGGLINIGPLNFSNNRLSGHIPTALGACIRLESLRLEGNLLDGRIPESFSNLRGIAEIDLSRNNLSGEIPNFFQSFNSLKHLNLSFNDLEGQMPQGGIFQNSSEVSVQGNSMLCSSSPMLQLPLCFASSRHRRTWRTLKITGISVAALALVCLSCVVFILLKRRSKRSKHSDQPSYTEMKSFSYADLAKATNGFSPDNLVGSGAYGSVYKGVLESETNGMIAVKVFKLDQLGAPKSFVAECEAFRNTRHHNLVRVISACSTWDNKGNDFKALIIEFMANGTLESWIYSETRRPLSLGSRVTIAVDIAAALDYLHNSCVPPIVHCDLKPSNVLLDDAMGARLSDFGLAKFLQSHNSSSTITSTSLAGPRGSIGYIAPEYGIGNKISTAGDVYSYGIIILEMLTGKRPTDVLFKNGLSLQKFVGNAFPEKIREILDPNIVGDEVIDHGNHTMVGMLSCIMQLVQLGLSCSTETPKDRPTMPDVYAEVSAIKREYLALRVKE; the protein is encoded by the exons ATGCACAACATGTGTGACACACCAAGAAGGCTCCTAGCCATTGTTGTTGTAACCTCTCTTCTCAGCTTCACTGCTGCTACTTCTTCATCTAACACCACCGACTTCGAGACCCTCCTTTGCTTGAAGCTCCACCTCTCCAGCAGCCCCAACTCCCTCCTTGGCTCATGGGTGCAGAACAACTCCCTCCATTTCTGCAGCTGGCCCGGTGTCACTTGCAATGCATCTCGTGTCGTTGCGCTGGACCTCGAGAACTCCGGCCTCGATGGCCAGATGCCGCCTTGCATCGCCAACCTCACCCTCCTCTCAAGAATCCACTTCCCGGGAAATCTGCTGAGCAGCCACATACCAGCGCAACTCGGGCAGCTGAGCAGGTTGAGCTACCTTAACCTCAGCTCCAACAGCCATACTGGTTCGATCCCCAACACTCTGTCCTCCACATCCCTCCAGGTGATTGATCTTGGGAACAACAAGCTCAGCGGAGATATCCCTGAAAGCATCGGGAAGCTCCGCAATCTCTCGTTTTTACACCTTGCTCGCAACAGCTTGACGGGCAGCATTCCGCTTTCACTTGGGAGCAGCAGCTCTAACTCCCTTGTTTCTGTCATCCTCGCAAACAATTCCCTCACCGGACCCATTCCGTCGGCCCTTGCTCACAGTTCATCTCTTCAGGTGTTGAACTTGGTAAGAAACAACCTCGATGAAGAGATCCCTCCTGCCCTTTTCAACAGCACATCACTTGTGAGATTAGCCCTTGGATGGAACAACTTTGCTGGGTCCATACCAGCTGTCGTTCCAAATTTCGACTCACCCTTGCAAGCTCTTATATTGTCGGTGAATAGTCTTGCAGGCACCATACCGTCGACTCTGGGTAATTTTTCTTCCCTTCGGATCCTTCTGCTTGCAGCCAATGGTTTCAAAGGCAGTATCCCAGTGAGTATAGCAAAAATCCCAAACTTGCAAGAACTAGATATTTCTTACAATCTTCTGTCAGGGACTATCCCGTTCTCCATATTCAACATGTCTTCACTCACCTACCTTAGTTTAGCTGTTAACAATTTTGTTGGCGAACTTCCATTTGACATCGGATATACACTTCCAAGCATCCAAACATTCATATTGCAACAAAATAAGGTTGGAGGAAAAATCCCTGCATCGCTAGCCAACGCAACCAATTTCCTGTCCATTAACCTAGGGGCTAATGCATTCTATGGCATTATCCCTTCTTTTGGGTCTCTTTCTAACCTAGAAGAGCTAATTCTGGCTAGTAATCAGCTAGAAGCTGGAGACTGGTCATTCCTCTCCTCGTTGGCAAATTGCACACAGCTGCAGGTCTTGTCTTTGGGAACCAACATGATGCAAGGAAATCTGCCGAGTTCAGTTGGTAGTCTTGCAAATAGCCTAGGGGCTTTGGTTCTGCACGCAAATAAGATGTCTGGCAGCATACCACCAGAGCTAGGGAACCTCACAAACCTCTCATTTCTTAGAATGGAGCAGAATCAGTTTGCTGGCGATCTCCCCAGCACAATCGGAAACCTTGCAAGCTTGACATACGTGGACTTGTCACGGAACAGACTTTCCGGACAGATTCCAAGTTCGATAGGCAAACTCCGTCAACTGAACAACCTCTTCTTGCAAGAAAATAGTTTCAGTGGACCCATTCCTAGGACGCTAGGTGATTGCCGAAGTTTGATCACTCTCAACCTTTCATGTAACTCCTTGAGCGAGAGCATACCAAGAGAACTCTTCTTTCTTGACTCCTTATCAGCAGGTTTGGATTTGTCCCACAACCAGCTTTCTGGACAGATTCCACAGGAGATTGGTGGCTTGATTAATATAGGGCCACTGAATTTTTCCAACAACCGTCTTTCTGGGCATATTCCAACTGCTCTAGGTGCTTGTATTCGTCTGGAGTCCCTTCGCTTAGAGGGTAACCTACTTGATGGTAGAATTCCTGAGTCTTTCTCCAATTTGAGAGGCATTGCCGAGATTGATCTCTCTCGAAACAACTTGAGTGGTGAAATCCCAAACTTTTTCCAGTCCTTCAATTCTCTGAAGCATCTCAACTTGTCCTTCAACGACCTCGAGGGTCAAATGCCACAAGGGGGGATATTTCAAAATTCTAGTGAGGTGTCTGTCCAAGGGAACAGTATGTTATGTTCTAGTTCCCCAATGCTACAACTGCCACTTTGCTTTGCATCATCCAGACACCGGCGCACTTGGCGAACTCTAAAGATAACTGGGATCAGTGTGGCGGCTCTTGCTTTGGTCTGTTTGTCATGTGTGGTATTTATTCTCTTGAAGAGGAGGAGTAAGAGATCTAAACATTCAGATCAACCATCATACACTGAGATGAAGAGCTTCTCATATGCTGATCTAGCCAAAGCGACAAACGGTTTCTCTCCAGACAATTTGGTTGGCTCAGGGGCTTACGGATCAGTATACAAGGGTGTACTTGAGTCTGAAACAAATGGAATGATTGCTGTCAAAGTTTTCAAGCTTGACCAACTTGGAGCACCAAAAAGCTTTGTTGCCGAGTGTGAGGCCTTCAGAAACACTCGTCATCATAATCTTGTAAGGGTGATTTCTGCATGCTCAACATGGGACAACAAAGGGAATGATTTCAAGGCTCTTATTATTGAATTTATGGCTAACGGCACCCTAGAGAGCTGGATTTATTCAGAAACAAGAAGACCGTTGAGTTTGGGCTCCAGAGTAACAATAGCAGTGGACATAGCTGCTGCATTGGATTATTTACATAACAGTTGCGTGCCCCCTATAGTCCACTGTGATTTGAAGCCTAGCAATGTGCTACTAGATGATGCCATGGGTGCCCGTCTCAGTGACTTTGGGTTAGCTAAGTTCCTTCAAAGTCATAACTCTTCCAGTACTATTACTTCTACGAGCTTAGCAGGACCAAGAGGATCAATTGGGTACATTGCACCAG AGTATGGCATCGGGAACAAGATCTCAACGGCGGGTGATGTGTATAGCTATGGAATTATCATCCTAGAAATGCTCACAGGGAAACGCCCAACAGATGTGTTGTTCAAGAATGGCCTGAGCCTTCAGAAATTTGTGGGAAATGCATTCCCCGAAAAGATCCGTGAGATACTCGATCCTAATATCGTCGGAGACGAAGTTATTGACCATGGAAACCATACAATGGTGGGGATGCTGAGCTGCATTATGCAGCTTGTTCAGCTTGGTCTCTCATGCTCCACGGAGACACCAAAAGATCGACCGACGATGCCGGACGTCTACGCAGAAGTCTCCGCAATCAAACGAGAATATTTAGCATTGCGCGTCAAGGAATAG